A window of the Labeo rohita strain BAU-BD-2019 chromosome 1, IGBB_LRoh.1.0, whole genome shotgun sequence genome harbors these coding sequences:
- the wu:fa56d06 gene encoding uncharacterized protein wu:fa56d06: MFRVLLLLLLVAGLHASPLHRFPNGKVKRNGLQMVKDEHRDNLVLKHINTDVKPKKQEPVPVEIRRQGTEPSRRILMDLNTGMLKEELSEMNRRVSGYYNPPVYEMRKGTQNSHATLVDPRTGQLLEPQTEQQRSTAPLGEFRQGTEYQPYILQVLRLSAMYKQDTETSRKLLMDLNAGLLKEHRNQMHRKAGSAKWEVVSDHEDERSQDSSEHEENNKAAPVEIRRQGTEFSRRILIDVETGMPKEELSEMNRRVSGYYNPPAYEMRKGTQNSHATLVDPRTGQLLGSQTEQQRSTAPLDEFRQGTEYQLYILQVLRLSAMHKPGTETSRKLLMDLDNGLLKKHQNKMDRRADSAKWEVVSDHEDVRSQDSSENKDNHKAAPVEIRRQGTEASQRFLTDSNTGMPKEELGEKNKRVSGLDEFKQGTEYQLHTLQKHRMYGIMKQRLTHL; this comes from the exons ATGTTCAGGGTCTTACTGCTCCTGTTGCTCGTGGCTG GTCTCCATGCAAGCCCACTGCACCGATTCCCAAATGGTAAAGTAAAAAGAAATGGGCTACAAATGGTCAAAGATGAACACAGGGATAACTTGGTTCTGAAGCACATAAACACTGATGTGAAACCCAAGAAGCAAGAACCAGTTCCTGTTGAGATCCGCAGGCAGGGAACAGAACCTTCCAGACGCATCCTGATGGACCTGAACACTGGGATGCTCAAGGAGGAACTCAGCGAAATGAATAGAAGAGTTTCCGGCT ACTATAATCCCCCAGTTTATGAGATGAGGAAGGGAACCCAGAATTCTCACGCTACCCTGGTGGATCCCAGAACTGGACAACTACTGGAGCCACAAACAGAGCAGCAGAGGAGCACAGCGCCAT tgGGTGAGTTCAGACAAGGCACTGAGTACCAGCCGTACATCCTACAAGTGCTCAGATTGAGTGCGATGTACAAACAAGACACTGAAACTTCCAGAAAACTCCTGATGGACCTGAATGCTGGTCTACTCAAAGAACACAGGAATCAGATGCACAGGAAAGCAGGCT CAGCTAAATGGGAAGTGGTTTCCGATCATGAAGATGAAAGAAGCCAAGACTCTTCTGAACATGAGGAGAACAACAAAGCAGCTCCTGTTGAGATCCGTAGGCAGGGAACAGAATTTTCCAGACGCATCTTGATCGATGTGGAGACTGGGATGCCCAAGGAGGAACTCAGCGAAATGAACAGAAGAGTTTCCGGCT ACTACAATCCTCCAGCTTATGAGATGAGAAAGGGAACCCAGAATTCTCACGCCACTCTGGTTGATCCCAGAACTGGACAACTGCTGGGGTCACAAACAGAGCAGCAGAGGAGCACAGCACCAC TGGATGAGTTCAGACAAGGCACTGAGTACCAGCTGTACATCCTACAGGTGCTCAGATTGAGTGCGATGCACAAACCAGGCACTGAAACTTCCAGAAAACTCCTGATGGACCTAGACAACGGGCTactaaaaaaacaccaaaataagATGGACAGGAGAGCAGACT CAGCTAAATGGGAAGTGGTTTCCGATCATGAAGATGTAAGAAGCCAAGACTCTTCTGAGAATAAGGACAACCATAAGGCAGCTCCTGTTGAGATCCGTAGGCAGGGAACAGAAGCTTCCCAACGCTTCCTGACAGACTCGAACACTGGGATGCCCAAGGAGGAACTCGGCGAAAAGAACAAAAGAGTTTCTGGCT TGGATGAGTTCAAACAAGGCACTGAGTACCAGCTGCACACCCTACAGAAGCACAGGATGTATGGCATTATGAAACAACGTTTAACACATTTATGA